From one Caldithrix abyssi DSM 13497 genomic stretch:
- the lpxD gene encoding UDP-3-O-(3-hydroxymyristoyl)glucosamine N-acyltransferase, whose amino-acid sequence MKLKEIADTLKGELHGPGDLEITGPGKIDEAAPGQITFLANPKYQKYIASTRASAIVIDKPIEGLALPYILVANAYVAFMQILRLFTPPQHDYFAGISQQAEVDPTAQIDPSAKIAPQAYIGPNVKIGKNTVIYPGVVVLKNVQIGDDCVLYPHVSVREDCVIGNRVILHNGVVIGSDGFGFAPFNGAYHKIPQIGNVIIEDDVEIGANSTIDRATTGSTVIHRGCKIDNLVQIAHNVKVGDHTAIAAQTGIAGSVEIGKNVVIAGQVGIVGHIKIHDKVIVAAKSGISKDVPEGEIVFGSPALPMGKQKRIEASMRRLPELIKRVRDLEEELNALKEALKRKE is encoded by the coding sequence ATGAAATTAAAAGAGATTGCCGACACGCTTAAGGGGGAGCTGCATGGGCCGGGTGATCTGGAGATCACCGGCCCCGGCAAAATCGACGAAGCGGCACCCGGGCAAATTACGTTTTTAGCCAATCCTAAATATCAAAAATATATTGCCAGCACCAGGGCCAGCGCTATTGTCATAGATAAACCAATCGAGGGACTTGCGCTGCCCTACATTTTAGTGGCCAACGCCTATGTGGCTTTCATGCAAATTTTACGTCTGTTCACCCCGCCGCAACATGATTATTTTGCAGGGATCTCGCAGCAGGCCGAGGTCGATCCCACGGCGCAGATCGATCCTTCCGCAAAAATTGCGCCGCAGGCTTACATCGGGCCCAACGTAAAAATCGGCAAAAATACCGTTATCTATCCCGGCGTGGTTGTCTTAAAAAATGTCCAGATCGGCGATGACTGCGTATTGTACCCCCATGTTTCCGTGCGGGAAGATTGCGTGATTGGCAATCGCGTGATTTTGCACAATGGCGTTGTAATAGGCAGCGATGGTTTTGGCTTTGCGCCGTTCAATGGCGCTTACCACAAAATTCCGCAAATCGGTAATGTGATCATAGAAGACGATGTTGAAATCGGCGCCAACAGCACAATAGATCGTGCAACGACCGGTTCCACCGTCATCCACCGCGGCTGTAAAATTGACAATCTGGTTCAAATTGCGCACAATGTAAAAGTCGGCGATCATACAGCCATTGCCGCGCAGACCGGCATCGCCGGCAGTGTGGAAATTGGCAAAAACGTGGTTATTGCCGGCCAGGTAGGCATCGTCGGACACATTAAAATTCATGATAAGGTTATTGTTGCCGCCAAATCCGGCATTTCAAAAGATGTTCCGGAAGGGGAAATCGTGTTTGGAAGCCCTGCCTTACCCATGGGCAAACAAAAACGGATCGAAGCTTCCATGCGACGCTTACCGGAGTTGATCAAAAGGGTAAGAGATTTAGAAGAAGAACTCAATGCTTTAAAGGAAGCATTAAAGCGTAAAGAGTGA
- a CDS encoding OmpH family outer membrane protein: MRSYMSILAVILVAVFVLPLKAQKFAYVESQRILNEYQEYQDVQKQLEQLRNKYDAEYQQMVKEYNALLEEIDSQSLLLSPEKKQQKMQAAQDKAMQIEQYKYEKLGPEGEFYKKSMELTRPIIDKINKLIAKIGEEEGYDFIFDASSGALVHALPKYDLTDRVLEELNKGVSTSKK; the protein is encoded by the coding sequence GTGAGATCTTATATGTCTATTTTAGCTGTGATTTTAGTCGCCGTTTTTGTGTTGCCATTAAAGGCACAAAAATTTGCCTATGTGGAGTCGCAGCGTATTTTAAATGAATATCAGGAATATCAGGATGTGCAAAAACAACTGGAACAATTGCGCAACAAATATGACGCCGAATATCAGCAAATGGTTAAAGAGTACAACGCTTTGCTGGAAGAGATCGATTCGCAAAGTCTTTTATTGAGTCCGGAAAAAAAGCAGCAAAAGATGCAGGCCGCACAGGATAAGGCCATGCAAATTGAACAATACAAATACGAAAAATTAGGTCCGGAAGGCGAATTCTACAAAAAGAGCATGGAATTAACGCGCCCCATTATCGATAAAATCAATAAGTTGATTGCCAAAATCGGTGAAGAAGAAGGCTACGATTTTATTTTTGACGCTTCATCCGGAGCGCTGGTTCATGCCTTACCTAAATATGATCTTACCGATCGTGTTCTCGAAGAGCTGAATAAAGGCGTTTCGACTTCTAAAAAGTAA
- the bamA gene encoding outer membrane protein assembly factor BamA, whose amino-acid sequence MRIRLGLILLLLIFTGGILAQSQKVIINSIEIEGNETADASMIRLNSGLRAGQEVTGEDLQKAVKNLWALNVFSDIKIFVKNQTLNGLDLLIRVKEYPRLKEVIINGNDALSRKDVEEALNTYRSMVVSDYKIFKMKKRLLDKYKEEGYLLAEVEIDTSRAGRNYVNLLVNINEGKEVQVKKITFHGNKHFDDGDLKGAMKDIKEDRWWRSADFDPDKYEQDKKKIVQFYKEHGFRDAEIVKDSIYYSDDRSDLYIDIWVREGNKYYFGDITFEGNTVFSEEMLRAALDIEKGDIYDQKKYDEGVRDRLQKMYYNQGYLFANIQPREIPVGKDTLDIHFKIIEGNVVRVKEIIITGNTKTNEKVIRREFKLHPGDIFNSSKLERSIRDLTILNYFAYAKPDVRLIPNDDRYVNLLLEVKEKSTDMANMSAGYSQRDGLIGSIGLTFNNFSLAHPFSGGDGQRLVFDWQFGSIYRSISLSFTEPWMFNTPTLGGFSIFDTRRGGGYYPWDQNDRGGSIRIGRRFFWPDNYFRGDWILRFAQSQISNIRDPELAESYATYFGTYGKTKQLSITQIITRDSRDNPEFPTRGSVHSLSTELSGGILGGDQDFFKTAFVADWYLPLPFGLVLYSSNKYATLVPLYKRTRILYGEYFYLGGSGLGFSEQLRGYDDGQVGPLTSSGSPLGGKAMVRNTLELRFPISPNPTIFGLLFAEAGNAWRELGEANPFDLRRAVGFGVRLFMPMVGIIGIDFGYGFDYYNEYGQRSGKWKVHFQFGRF is encoded by the coding sequence GTGCGCATACGGTTAGGTCTCATATTACTCTTACTGATCTTTACAGGCGGGATATTGGCCCAGTCGCAAAAAGTAATCATAAATTCTATTGAGATCGAAGGGAACGAAACGGCGGATGCCAGTATGATCCGCTTAAATTCCGGCTTGCGGGCCGGCCAGGAAGTAACCGGCGAAGACCTGCAAAAAGCGGTTAAAAACTTGTGGGCCTTAAACGTTTTTTCGGACATTAAAATTTTTGTTAAAAATCAAACGTTAAATGGGCTCGACCTGTTGATCCGCGTTAAAGAATACCCGCGTTTAAAAGAGGTGATCATTAACGGCAACGACGCGCTTTCTCGAAAAGATGTGGAAGAAGCCTTGAATACGTATCGCAGCATGGTGGTTTCGGATTATAAAATATTTAAGATGAAAAAGCGGCTGCTGGATAAGTACAAAGAAGAAGGTTATTTACTGGCCGAGGTGGAAATTGACACCAGCCGCGCAGGAAGAAATTATGTGAACCTGCTGGTCAATATCAATGAGGGCAAGGAAGTTCAGGTTAAAAAAATCACCTTTCATGGCAACAAACATTTTGACGACGGCGACCTGAAAGGCGCCATGAAGGATATTAAAGAGGATCGCTGGTGGAGAAGCGCCGATTTTGATCCGGATAAATACGAACAGGACAAAAAGAAGATCGTTCAGTTCTACAAAGAACACGGCTTCCGGGATGCAGAAATCGTAAAAGATTCCATTTATTACAGCGACGACAGATCGGATCTGTACATCGATATCTGGGTGCGCGAGGGAAATAAATATTACTTTGGCGATATTACCTTTGAGGGCAATACGGTCTTTTCTGAAGAGATGTTGCGCGCTGCCCTGGATATTGAAAAGGGCGATATTTACGATCAAAAAAAATATGACGAAGGCGTGCGCGATCGCTTGCAAAAAATGTATTACAATCAAGGCTACCTGTTCGCCAACATTCAGCCGCGCGAAATACCCGTCGGCAAAGATACCCTGGATATCCACTTTAAGATCATCGAAGGCAATGTGGTGCGCGTGAAAGAGATCATCATTACCGGCAATACCAAAACCAACGAAAAGGTGATTCGTCGCGAATTTAAACTGCATCCCGGCGATATTTTCAACAGTAGCAAGCTGGAACGCTCTATCCGCGATTTAACGATTTTAAACTATTTTGCTTACGCCAAGCCCGATGTGCGCTTAATTCCTAATGACGACCGCTATGTCAATCTTTTGCTGGAAGTCAAAGAAAAATCGACGGACATGGCCAACATGTCGGCCGGTTACAGTCAGCGAGACGGTTTAATCGGTAGCATTGGCCTGACCTTTAACAACTTTTCGTTGGCCCATCCCTTTTCCGGCGGCGACGGGCAGCGTCTGGTCTTCGACTGGCAGTTCGGAAGCATCTACCGTTCCATATCGTTAAGTTTTACCGAACCGTGGATGTTTAACACGCCAACGCTGGGCGGATTTTCCATTTTCGATACACGGCGCGGCGGCGGCTATTATCCGTGGGATCAAAACGATCGCGGCGGTTCCATCCGTATTGGCCGAAGGTTTTTCTGGCCTGATAACTATTTTAGAGGCGATTGGATTCTGCGCTTTGCCCAATCGCAAATTTCCAACATTCGCGACCCGGAACTGGCCGAAAGCTACGCCACCTACTTTGGAACCTACGGAAAAACCAAGCAGCTTAGTATCACGCAAATTATCACGCGCGACAGCCGCGATAATCCGGAGTTCCCGACCAGAGGTTCGGTGCACTCGCTTTCCACTGAGCTGTCCGGCGGTATTTTAGGCGGAGATCAGGATTTTTTCAAAACGGCGTTTGTGGCCGACTGGTATTTACCCTTGCCTTTTGGCCTGGTGCTCTATAGCTCCAACAAATATGCCACGCTGGTTCCTCTGTATAAAAGGACCAGAATACTCTATGGCGAGTATTTTTACCTGGGCGGCAGCGGACTGGGTTTTTCTGAACAGCTAAGAGGTTACGATGACGGACAGGTAGGCCCGTTAACATCGTCGGGCAGCCCGTTGGGCGGCAAGGCGATGGTGCGCAATACCCTGGAATTACGTTTTCCCATTTCTCCCAATCCCACCATTTTTGGCCTGCTGTTTGCCGAAGCCGGCAATGCCTGGCGTGAACTCGGCGAAGCCAATCCTTTCGATTTGAGAAGAGCGGTTGGCTTTGGCGTGCGGTTGTTCATGCCCATGGTTGGAATCATTGGAATCGATTTTGGGTATGGCTTTGATTATTATAATGAATATGGCCAGCGCAGCGGAAAATGGAAGGTGCACTTCCAGTTCGGTCGCTTTTAA